The following nucleotide sequence is from Halomonas chromatireducens.
GGCCAGTGGCATCAGGAGGCACGTCGCCTGGCGCGCATCGGCGGCTGCCGACTGGAGGTGAAAAGCCTCGCCCCGCTGGGTGAGCTGCTGGCGCTGGCCTATCCGGAGCGTATCGGACAGCGTCTCGCCCCGGGGCGCTTTCGGCTGGCCGGGGGAGGGCTTGCCACCCTTCCCGAGGAGCATCCGCTGGCTCACGCCGAGCTGCTGGTAGCCGCTGACCTGGATGGCCAGGCCAGTGGCGCCCGGATATATCGCGGGGTGGCGCTGGCTGCGGGCCGGCTCGAGGTTCTCTATCCCGAGACCGCCGAATGGCGGGCGAACATCGAGTGGTCGGATGAGCAGGGCCGGCTGGTGGGTGAGCTGGTGCGTGGCCTGGGGGCGGCGGTGCTGGCGCGAAGGCCGCTTCAGCAGCTGCCGCCCGAGGCGGTCCGCCAGGCACTGCTAGAGGCATTGCGCCGCCGCGGCGCGCTGCCTTTCGACGAGGCGGCCGACCAGCTGCGTGGGCGGGTGGCGCTGCTGCGCCGGGAGCTGGGCTCTCGTTGTGATCAGGAGGACTGGCCCGACTGGTCGACGGCGGCGCTGCTCGACGATCTCGAGAGCTGGCTGGGCCCGCATCTCGATGGCATCACCCGGCTTGATGCCGTGGAGCGCCTGCCCCTGGCGCGAAAACTGCTCGACAGTCTCGACTGGTCGCTTCGCTCACGCCTCGACGACCTGGCGCCGGAACGACTGGGCGTGCCCAGTGGATCGCATATCCGTCTCGACTACAGGCCCTGCCTGGAGGGAGGCGAGCCGGTACTGGCGGTAAAGCTGCAGGAGCTGTTCGGCTGGCGGGCCTCGCCGTGCGTCGCCGGTGGGCGCGTGCCGGTACTGCTGCACCTGCTCTCGCCGGCACGGCGCCCGCTGCAGGTCACCCGTGACCTGGCCAGCTTCTGGGTGAACACCTATCCGGAAGTGCGAAAGGAGATGCGCGGGCGTTATCCGAAGCACCCCTGGCCCGAGGATCCCCTGGAGGCAGAGGCGACGGCGCGGGCCAAGCGTCGGAAATAGGCGTAAAGCGTCTCAGCTTGGCAGCAGGCTGGCCAGCCCCATCCCCAGTGTCATCAATCCAAGCGCGATACCGAAGGCGGGCCAAGGCATCAGCCAGGCCTCGGCGCGCCGGAACTGCCAGGCGAGGATGCGCAGCTGCCGAGCACGACGCCATCCCTGTTCTTGTCGGTAGGCTCCCCAGCTCTCGAGCCGGCGGGCCAGGGTGCGATGCAGCCGGCGGGCCGGCAGGGTCATGCCTGCCAGGGCGATGGCAATCAGGGGCGAGAGCAGGCCCGCGATCAGCGTTTTTTCCATGTTGGTTGTTACCGGGACGACCCACTGCCAGCCCCAGGGGGCCAGGGCAGCCAGTAGTCCCAGCGCCAGCCAGGCCCACCAGAGCCAGCGGGGTATCACCAGGAGATGGTGGCTGGGCTCCGGCCTCATCAGCAGCAGCCAGAAGAAACGCAGCATCAGCAGGGCGGTGGCGACACCGCTCAGAATGATCGGCCAGGTGGGCAGGCCGCTGTCGCCCATTGCCGTCTCCACGCTGGCCTTGACCAGTACCCCGCCCAGTGGCGGCACTCCGGACAGGGCCAGCGCAGGCAGCAGCATCGCCGCCACGACTCGCTGGCGAACCCGGCCCTGGGTTCGGTTGGCCATGCCGGCGCCCAGGAACAGCGCCCCCTTGGCCAGGGAGTGTACCGTCACCACCAGCAGTAGTGCGGTCATGGCGGTGGGCGCTTCGGCGAGTATTACCAGACCAAGCAGGGCGGTGATCAGGCCTATCTGGCTGACGCTGGACCAGGCGAGTACCACCTTGTTGTGGTCGTGAAGAACGCCTCGCAGGGCGGCGTAGAGGCTGGCAAAGATGCCAAGGGTAACCAGTGGCACTCCCCAGTCGGCGGTGGCTTCGGCCTCCGGCAGCAGGCGTAGCGCACCCAGCACGCCGACCTTGATCATCAGCCCTGAGAGGATCGCACTGGCCATGGGGGGCGCCACCGGGTGGGCCAGGGGAAGCCAGGCGTGCAGGCCGAGCACGCCGGCCTTGAGCCCGAGCCCCAGGGCCAGGAAAGCGATGGCCAGGGCCGGCAGCTCTGCAACGGCCAGCGCAGAGAAACTCAGGTCGGTGGTCGTGAGGGCGACCAGTGCCAGCCCCGCCAGCATGGCGATCTCGGCCAGCAGCATCATGGCCAGGTAGCCGATACCGGCGAGTCGCGCCGGTCGGTCGCCGTCATGTTGCACCATGGCCCAGCCCAGCAGGCTGAGCATGGCGGTACCGATATAAAAGGTCAGCAGGTCGCCGGCAACCAGCGTCAGCAGATGCGCTACTGCTGCGACGAGCATGATCGAGAAGAGCCGTCTCGAGGCGGGAAAGGCGTGACGCCAGGCGTGGGTGGCGCCCAGTGCGATTGGCCAGATCGCCAGGGCTGGCAGCATGAAGATCAAGCCGAGCGAGTCCAGTTTCATGCCGAGCCCCGCTGCCTGGTTAGAGAGCCCCAATGTGACCAGGCCCTGGAGCCAGGCCAGCAACGCCAGGCCCAGCGCCAGCATGGCCAGGCGACCCGTCAGCCGGGCATCGGGATGGGTCAGGGGCCGCTGAATCGCCGTCGGCGCGGGACAGAGCGCCAGGTCGAGCAGCCGCCAGAGGCTGGCAGCGGTGATCAGCGTACCCAGCAGAACGACCGCTGCAATCAGCCCGCTTCCCTCCGCGAAGGCGGCGCTCAACAGCCACCATTTTCCGACGAAGCCGCCCGTGGGCGGAGCCCCCAGCAGGCTCAATCCGGCCAGGGAAATGGCCAGCCAGGCCAGCGGAAGTCGGGCAGCGCTGCCGCCGAGGCGGCTGAGGCGATCATGGCCGTAGGTTGCCACGATGGCACCGGCGGCGATGAACATGGCTGCCTTGGCCAGGCCGTGTGCCAGCAGTATCTGCAGGGCGCCTTCGGTGGCCGTACTTCCCCCGCTGCCTGAGCCGGGCCAGCTTGCGGTGCCGGCCAGCCCGAGCAGCAGCATGGCATAGCCGCTCTGGGAGAGTGTCGACCAGGCGATCAGCAGCTTGAGACGTGACTGCAGGACGGACTGAATGCCCCCCCAGACCAGCGCTGCTGCGCCGACGAGTGCAAGCCAATCGCGCAAGGCTGTCTGCAGAATGGCGAGCGGTGAAAGCCATAGCCGCCAAAGGACGAACAGGGTGGCGGCCACCACCACGGCGGAAAGCATGGCACTGACCGGGGCCTGGGCGCGCGCATGGGCCGAGGGCAGCCAGGTATGCAGTGGAACCATGGCCGCCTTGATCATGAGGCCGAGGCTCAGGGCGATGGCGGCCAGGCGGGAGGTGGCATTATCGGTCAGCGTTTCGCCCAGCAGCTCGAGATCGAGCCTGCCGGTCTGGCCATACAACAGGGCGACACCAAGCAGGAAGAGCAGGGAGGCGAGCAGGGAAGCCAGCAGGTAGCGTAGAGCCGCCGCACCTTCGGGATCCTGCGGCGAGCGGGCGACCAGCCCCACCCCGGCCAGTGTCACCAGCTCAAGAGTGATATAGAGGTTGAACA
It contains:
- a CDS encoding complex I subunit 5 family protein, yielding MSAPALWALPLTVAVPLCLAIAAFLECLSPRRQVLLGVPAIVAGLSIASVPLMEHSVLMLALGDWPAPLGIVWQLDAPGALMLGMTAIVAGAGSVALLADDETAQDRHLWPLWWLLWGGLNALLLSRDLFNLYITLELVTLAGVGLVARSPQDPEGAAALRYLLASLLASLLFLLGVALLYGQTGRLDLELLGETLTDNATSRLAAIALSLGLMIKAAMVPLHTWLPSAHARAQAPVSAMLSAVVVAATLFVLWRLWLSPLAILQTALRDWLALVGAAALVWGGIQSVLQSRLKLLIAWSTLSQSGYAMLLLGLAGTASWPGSGSGGSTATEGALQILLAHGLAKAAMFIAAGAIVATYGHDRLSRLGGSAARLPLAWLAISLAGLSLLGAPPTGGFVGKWWLLSAAFAEGSGLIAAVVLLGTLITAASLWRLLDLALCPAPTAIQRPLTHPDARLTGRLAMLALGLALLAWLQGLVTLGLSNQAAGLGMKLDSLGLIFMLPALAIWPIALGATHAWRHAFPASRRLFSIMLVAAVAHLLTLVAGDLLTFYIGTAMLSLLGWAMVQHDGDRPARLAGIGYLAMMLLAEIAMLAGLALVALTTTDLSFSALAVAELPALAIAFLALGLGLKAGVLGLHAWLPLAHPVAPPMASAILSGLMIKVGVLGALRLLPEAEATADWGVPLVTLGIFASLYAALRGVLHDHNKVVLAWSSVSQIGLITALLGLVILAEAPTAMTALLLVVTVHSLAKGALFLGAGMANRTQGRVRQRVVAAMLLPALALSGVPPLGGVLVKASVETAMGDSGLPTWPIILSGVATALLMLRFFWLLLMRPEPSHHLLVIPRWLWWAWLALGLLAALAPWGWQWVVPVTTNMEKTLIAGLLSPLIAIALAGMTLPARRLHRTLARRLESWGAYRQEQGWRRARQLRILAWQFRRAEAWLMPWPAFGIALGLMTLGMGLASLLPS